The following coding sequences are from one Streptomyces sp. NBC_01294 window:
- a CDS encoding (Fe-S)-binding protein has protein sequence MRVALFVTCVNDALYPRTGIAVVRLLERLGVDVDFPAGQSCCGQPQYNTGYRYETEPLLRRTAEAFAGHAYVVTPSGSCAAMIREHYPRIGRKAVGEGRGSELAALAEDLAPRVYELTEFLVDVLGVTDVGAYFPHTVTYHPSCHGLRGLGLGDRPRRLLAAVKGLDLVELPGAEECCGFGGTFAVKNPDVSTAMGADKIASAAATGAEVLCGADNSCLAHLDGLLRRADAPLRTLHLAEILAATEEEPLP, from the coding sequence ATGCGCGTCGCCCTGTTCGTCACCTGCGTCAACGACGCGCTGTACCCGCGGACCGGCATCGCCGTCGTACGTCTCCTGGAGCGGCTCGGCGTCGACGTGGACTTCCCGGCGGGCCAGAGCTGCTGCGGGCAGCCGCAGTACAACACGGGCTACCGGTACGAGACCGAACCGCTGCTGCGGCGCACGGCGGAGGCCTTCGCCGGCCACGCCTACGTGGTCACGCCCTCCGGGTCCTGCGCGGCGATGATCCGCGAGCACTACCCGCGCATCGGCCGGAAGGCGGTGGGGGAGGGGCGCGGCAGCGAGCTCGCCGCGCTGGCGGAGGACCTCGCGCCGCGCGTGTACGAGCTGACCGAGTTCCTGGTCGACGTGCTCGGAGTGACCGACGTGGGCGCGTACTTCCCGCACACCGTCACCTACCACCCCTCGTGTCACGGCCTGCGCGGCCTGGGACTCGGGGACCGGCCGCGGCGGCTGCTGGCCGCGGTCAAGGGCCTGGACCTGGTCGAGCTGCCGGGCGCCGAGGAGTGCTGCGGCTTCGGCGGCACCTTCGCCGTCAAGAACCCGGACGTCTCGACCGCCATGGGCGCCGACAAGATCGCCTCCGCGGCCGCCACCGGCGCCGAGGTGCTGTGCGGGGCCGACAACTCCTGCCTCGCCCACCTCGACGGCCTCCTGCGCCGCGCGGACGCCCCGCTGCGCACCCTGCACCTCGCGGAGATCCTGGCCGCGACCGAGGAGGAGCCGCTGCCGTGA
- a CDS encoding gamma-glutamyl-gamma-aminobutyrate hydrolase family protein, whose product MPQPPLIGLTTYLADARWGEWDLPAAVLPAAYAGCFQAAGGRAVLLPPDAPSAAADVVARLDAIVLTGGEDVDPALYGARPHPRTGPPVRERDRWEQAVLAAGLARDIPVLGVCRGMQLMNVHAGGTLIQHLPDRVGHHGHNPYRGHFCAHTVTTAPGTRIGALLPGTREVATHHHQAVDRLGSGFIVAARAADGTVEAIESTRHRFAVGVQWHPEMGVDTPVVHALVDAAGFAADTDRAASVAGRKVRTVRNSPGRTFPTQVS is encoded by the coding sequence ATGCCCCAGCCACCACTCATCGGACTCACCACCTACCTGGCCGACGCCCGGTGGGGCGAGTGGGACCTGCCCGCCGCAGTGCTGCCTGCGGCCTACGCCGGCTGTTTCCAGGCCGCGGGCGGCCGGGCCGTCCTGCTGCCGCCGGACGCCCCGTCGGCAGCGGCCGATGTGGTCGCACGTCTGGACGCGATCGTCCTGACGGGAGGTGAGGACGTGGATCCCGCCCTGTACGGCGCCCGGCCCCACCCGCGCACGGGGCCGCCGGTCCGCGAGCGCGACCGGTGGGAGCAGGCTGTACTGGCCGCTGGTCTCGCCCGCGACATACCCGTGCTCGGAGTGTGCCGGGGTATGCAGCTGATGAACGTACACGCCGGAGGCACCCTCATCCAGCACCTGCCCGACAGGGTGGGCCATCACGGCCACAACCCCTACCGGGGCCACTTCTGTGCCCACACCGTCACCACCGCGCCGGGGACCCGGATCGGCGCCCTCCTGCCGGGGACCCGCGAGGTCGCCACGCACCATCATCAGGCCGTGGATCGCCTTGGCTCCGGGTTCATCGTGGCAGCCCGTGCGGCGGACGGCACCGTCGAGGCGATCGAGAGCACCCGGCACCGCTTCGCCGTGGGCGTCCAGTGGCATCCGGAGATGGGTGTCGACACGCCGGTGGTGCACGCCCTGGTGGATGCCGCCGGTTTCGCCGCAGACACCGATCGGGCGGCTTCGGTGGCAGGACGGAAAGTGCGCACGGTACGAAACTCGCCGGGCCGGACTTTCCCGACACAGGTGTCTTGA
- a CDS encoding LutC/YkgG family protein has protein sequence MSSKDRILARIRRAVPATGPGAGSGSGSGTDPGSDPYAEIPRDYLHVHGARTAQQRVDLLAANLTEYRARVHRTDGDGLRDVLGRLLADARSVQIPPELGFGWPAGLSTTVVHDRAAQSPRELDRVDAVVTGCALAIAETGTIVLDGGPSQGRRRITLVPDHHICLVRVPDQVVDSVPQALPLLDPTRPLTWISGPSATSDIELDRVEGVHGPRRLDVLLVAPSQE, from the coding sequence GTGAGCAGCAAGGACCGCATCCTGGCCCGCATCCGCCGGGCCGTGCCCGCGACGGGGCCGGGCGCGGGCTCGGGCTCGGGCTCGGGAACGGACCCGGGCTCGGACCCGTATGCGGAGATCCCGCGCGACTACCTCCACGTACACGGCGCGCGCACCGCGCAGCAGCGGGTGGACCTGCTCGCGGCGAACCTGACCGAGTACCGGGCGCGGGTCCACCGCACGGACGGGGACGGCTTGCGTGACGTGCTGGGGCGCCTGCTGGCGGACGCCCGGTCGGTGCAGATCCCGCCGGAGCTCGGATTCGGCTGGCCGGCGGGCCTGTCGACGACGGTGGTACACGACCGCGCGGCCCAGTCGCCCCGGGAACTGGACCGGGTCGACGCCGTGGTGACCGGCTGCGCCCTCGCCATCGCCGAGACCGGCACGATCGTCCTCGACGGCGGCCCGAGCCAGGGCCGCCGCCGCATCACCCTGGTCCCCGACCACCACATCTGCCTCGTGCGCGTCCCCGACCAGGTCGTGGACTCCGTCCCGCAGGCCCTGCCGCTCCTCGACCCGACCCGCCCGCTGACCTGGATCTCCGGCCCCTCGGCGACCAGCGACATCGAACTGGACCGGGTGGAAGGCGTCCACGGCCCCCGCAGACTGGACGTGCTCCTCGTGGCCCCCTCCCAGGAGTGA
- a CDS encoding VOC family protein codes for MPSHIALTALVVHDYDEAIDFYTRALGFDLAEDTARPDGSRWVVVRPPGATESALLLARAKDDAQRSRVGDQTGGRVGFFLYTDDFARDHTRMTAEGVRFLEEPRHEAYGSVAVFEDLYGNRWDLLQPAAR; via the coding sequence ATGCCCTCCCACATCGCCCTCACCGCCCTCGTGGTCCACGACTACGACGAGGCCATCGACTTCTACACGCGCGCCCTCGGCTTCGACCTCGCCGAGGACACCGCCCGCCCGGACGGCTCCCGCTGGGTCGTGGTCCGCCCGCCCGGCGCCACCGAGTCCGCCCTGCTGCTGGCCCGCGCCAAGGACGACGCCCAGCGCTCCCGCGTCGGCGACCAGACCGGCGGCCGCGTCGGCTTCTTCCTCTACACCGACGACTTCGCGCGCGACCACACCCGGATGACAGCCGAGGGCGTGCGCTTCCTGGAGGAGCCGCGCCACGAGGCGTACGGCTCCGTCGCCGTCTTCGAGGACCTCTACGGCAACCGCTGGGACCTACTCCAGCCCGCCGCCCGCTAG
- the cobF gene encoding precorrin-6A synthase (deacetylating) yields MKKFSVIGIGAGDPDHLTLQAVKAIGAADAFLILEKGEEKADLTGLRRAMLDAHARPGHRLVEGRDPDRDRTPADYTPTVDGWRSARAALFERFIEEDLAEGETGAFLVWGDPSLYDSTLAILDEVLERGRVAFEHEVVPGISSISALLARHRTNLNRVGRPVQITTGRRLAAGWPQDVDDVVVMLDARHAFTAHLDQDLYIYWGAYVGTPDEILVSGKLAEVAGRIEELRTEARARKGWIMDTYLLRRG; encoded by the coding sequence GTGAAGAAGTTCTCAGTGATCGGCATCGGCGCGGGCGACCCGGACCACCTGACCCTCCAGGCGGTCAAGGCGATCGGCGCGGCGGACGCATTTCTCATCCTGGAGAAGGGCGAGGAGAAGGCGGATCTGACCGGGCTGCGGCGCGCGATGCTCGACGCGCACGCCCGCCCCGGCCACCGGCTGGTGGAGGGCCGCGACCCTGACCGGGACCGGACCCCCGCCGACTACACCCCGACGGTGGACGGCTGGCGCAGCGCGCGGGCCGCGCTCTTCGAGCGGTTCATCGAAGAGGACCTGGCGGAGGGCGAGACCGGGGCGTTCCTGGTGTGGGGCGACCCCTCGCTCTACGACTCCACGCTCGCGATCCTCGACGAGGTGCTGGAGCGCGGCCGGGTGGCCTTCGAGCACGAGGTCGTGCCCGGCATCAGCAGCATCTCGGCGCTGCTGGCGCGCCACCGGACCAACCTGAACCGGGTCGGGCGCCCGGTCCAGATCACCACCGGGCGCCGGCTGGCCGCGGGCTGGCCGCAGGACGTGGACGACGTGGTGGTGATGCTGGACGCGCGGCACGCCTTCACCGCCCACCTGGACCAGGACCTCTACATCTACTGGGGGGCCTACGTGGGCACCCCGGACGAGATCCTGGTCTCGGGAAAGCTGGCGGAGGTCGCGGGGCGGATCGAGGAGCTGCGCACCGAGGCCCGCGCCCGCAAGGGCTGGATCATGGACACGTACCTGCTCAGGCGCGGCTGA
- a CDS encoding lactate utilization protein B, whose translation MPAFPALPAFPAFPDAARDAVRDDVLRANLRHATHTIRDKRARAVAELEDWDRLRAAGKAVKDHTLRHLDRYLLQLEEAVTAAGGTVHWAADADEANRIVTELVRATGEREVVKVKSMATQEIGLNEALEAAGIAAYETDLAELIVQLGHDRPSHILVPAIHRNRAEIRDIFRTEMGNWGRPAPDPLGDDPRDLAEAARLHLREKFLRAKVAVSGANFMVAETGTMVVFESEGNGRMCLTLPDTLISVVGIEKVVPTFRDLEIFLQTLPRSSTAERMNPYTTMWTGLGPSRGADGDGPSAFHLVLLDNGRTDTLADETGRQALRCIRCSACLNVCPVYERAGGHAYGSVYPGPIGAILSPQLRGTGSAIDASLPYASTLCGACYEVCPVAIDIPEVLVHLRERVAQGGPATRDGIRVRIRPAQRHTAERAAMRAARLLMDHPGALRAAERLLARARRLAPRRLPGAGRAWTDTRELPSLPAESFRDWWARERGNPQ comes from the coding sequence ATGCCCGCCTTCCCCGCCTTGCCCGCTTTCCCCGCCTTTCCCGACGCGGCCCGCGACGCCGTACGGGACGACGTGCTGCGCGCCAACCTCCGGCACGCCACGCACACCATCCGCGACAAACGGGCCCGGGCGGTCGCCGAACTGGAGGACTGGGACCGGCTGCGGGCGGCGGGCAAGGCCGTCAAGGACCACACCCTGCGCCACCTAGACCGCTACCTGCTGCAGTTGGAGGAGGCCGTCACGGCCGCCGGCGGCACCGTCCACTGGGCCGCCGACGCCGACGAGGCCAACCGGATCGTCACGGAGCTCGTCCGGGCCACCGGGGAGCGCGAGGTCGTCAAGGTCAAGTCCATGGCCACGCAGGAGATCGGGCTCAACGAGGCGCTGGAGGCCGCCGGGATCGCCGCGTACGAGACCGACCTCGCCGAACTCATCGTGCAGCTCGGCCACGACCGCCCCTCCCACATCCTCGTTCCGGCCATCCACCGCAACCGGGCCGAGATCCGCGACATCTTCCGCACCGAGATGGGGAACTGGGGCCGCCCGGCGCCCGACCCGCTCGGCGACGACCCGCGGGACCTCGCCGAGGCGGCGCGCCTGCACCTGCGCGAGAAGTTCCTGCGCGCCAAAGTCGCCGTGTCCGGAGCCAACTTCATGGTCGCCGAGACCGGCACGATGGTCGTCTTCGAGTCCGAGGGGAACGGCCGGATGTGCCTGACCCTGCCCGACACCCTGATCTCGGTCGTGGGCATCGAGAAGGTCGTCCCGACCTTCCGCGACCTGGAGATCTTCCTGCAGACGCTGCCGCGCTCGTCGACGGCCGAGCGGATGAACCCGTACACGACGATGTGGACCGGGCTGGGCCCTTCGAGAGGGGCGGACGGCGACGGCCCCTCCGCCTTCCACCTCGTCCTCCTCGACAACGGCCGCACCGACACCCTCGCCGACGAGACCGGCCGCCAGGCCCTGCGCTGCATCCGCTGCTCCGCCTGCCTCAACGTCTGCCCGGTCTACGAGCGCGCAGGCGGCCACGCCTACGGCTCCGTCTACCCCGGGCCCATCGGCGCCATCCTCAGCCCCCAACTGCGCGGCACCGGCAGCGCGATCGACGCCTCGCTGCCCTACGCCTCCACCCTGTGCGGAGCCTGCTACGAGGTCTGCCCGGTCGCCATCGACATCCCGGAGGTCCTCGTCCACCTGCGCGAACGGGTGGCCCAGGGAGGCCCGGCGACCCGGGACGGCATCCGCGTACGGATCCGCCCCGCGCAGCGCCACACCGCCGAACGGGCCGCCATGCGGGCGGCCCGGCTGCTCATGGACCACCCGGGCGCCCTGCGCGCCGCGGAGCGGCTGCTGGCCCGGGCCCGTCGGCTGGCGCCCCGCAGGCTCCCCGGCGCCGGGCGGGCCTGGACCGACACCCGCGAACTGCCCTCACTCCCGGCGGAGTCCTTCCGCGACTGGTGGGCCCGAGAACGGGGGAACCCGCAGTGA
- a CDS encoding tyrosine-type recombinase/integrase, with translation MRTTAERGRIYRRCGCRDTLRHQLGAHCPHLFADGDHGTWTFAVDVPAPRHRRTTVRRGGFVSHDAAEGALRRFLEGEAGGFNADPNQSVDDYLTAWLAAKALVLKPTTMARYRDYVHNDLAPAFDTLKLDELGHRHIAAFVTSELAAGRGKTTLYRCLATLSSALGDAVRQHRLAHNPASPPALHRPPSPERRIWTADEAVRFLQHCHQADPDMADLVELLIGTGMRKGEALGLHWDDVHLAERVLYVRCTLSAIDNNHLVITTPKTRTRRNWVAVSPRVATALEHRARSRARRHSDPSDPFTGLVFCRPDGRPLRLHTVLDRLRQLSQEAGVPRVTVHDLRHLAATITITAGVPLTVISKTLRHSTLSTTANIYSHLTQQAAREAVDTIDHTLTRAQKRNDRRAWLERLRPPRDHVQHLREALNRLHSPATPAFSTTADQPRTGRATTLRPPGLRAWKRPPSHG, from the coding sequence ATGCGTACCACCGCCGAGCGCGGCCGCATCTACCGCAGGTGTGGCTGCCGCGACACATTGCGTCACCAGCTCGGAGCGCACTGCCCGCACCTGTTCGCCGACGGTGACCACGGGACGTGGACCTTCGCCGTCGACGTCCCGGCACCGCGCCACCGCCGGACGACCGTCCGCCGTGGCGGCTTCGTCAGCCACGACGCGGCCGAGGGGGCGCTGCGGAGGTTCCTGGAGGGCGAGGCCGGCGGGTTCAACGCCGACCCGAACCAGAGCGTCGACGACTACCTGACCGCCTGGCTCGCCGCCAAGGCCCTCGTGCTCAAGCCGACCACCATGGCCCGTTACCGGGACTACGTCCACAACGACCTCGCGCCCGCCTTCGACACCCTCAAGCTGGACGAGCTCGGGCACCGGCACATCGCCGCGTTCGTCACCAGCGAGCTCGCCGCAGGCCGCGGCAAGACCACCCTCTACCGCTGCCTGGCCACCCTCTCCAGCGCTCTCGGTGACGCGGTCCGCCAGCATCGCCTCGCCCACAACCCCGCCAGTCCCCCGGCACTTCACCGGCCACCGTCGCCCGAGCGACGGATCTGGACCGCGGACGAGGCCGTCCGCTTCCTCCAGCACTGCCATCAGGCAGACCCGGACATGGCCGACCTGGTCGAGCTCCTCATCGGCACCGGCATGCGCAAAGGAGAGGCCTTGGGGCTTCACTGGGACGATGTCCACCTGGCCGAGCGTGTCCTCTATGTACGTTGCACGCTCTCGGCGATCGACAACAACCACCTCGTCATCACCACGCCCAAGACCCGTACCCGTCGGAACTGGGTCGCCGTCTCACCCCGCGTCGCCACCGCACTCGAGCACCGAGCCCGGTCAAGGGCCCGCCGCCACAGCGATCCCAGCGATCCATTCACCGGACTCGTCTTCTGCAGACCCGACGGCCGACCCCTGCGACTCCACACCGTCCTCGACCGGCTCCGGCAACTCTCCCAAGAAGCCGGCGTACCGCGGGTGACCGTTCACGACCTGCGGCACCTGGCCGCCACGATCACCATCACCGCCGGCGTCCCCCTCACCGTCATCTCCAAGACCCTGCGGCACTCCACCCTCTCGACCACGGCCAACATCTACAGCCACCTCACCCAACAAGCCGCCCGCGAAGCCGTCGACACCATCGACCACACCCTCACCCGGGCCCAGAAGCGAAACGACCGACGGGCCTGGCTGGAGCGGCTGCGACCACCACGCGACCACGTCCAGCACCTCCGCGAAGCCCTCAACCGGCTCCACTCCCCCGCCACGCCCGCATTCAGCACCACGGCGGACCAGCCCCGAACCGGGCGTGCCACCACACTGCGACCACCAGGACTCCGGGCATGGAAAAGGCCGCCCTCTCATGGATGA
- a CDS encoding FadR/GntR family transcriptional regulator, with amino-acid sequence MNLSDSQTGGQAPRRVSAMEAVFGHLRSAIERGEYVVGDKLPSEAELCRTLEVSRPVLREALRALQAIGLTASKSGKGTFVLASTVEDPTFGDYVASDLLEVRRHVEIPVAGYAALRRTPEDLDHLGHLLDRMEQETDTTAWVAMDTVFHLAVAEASRNPVFRRVIEEIRDALARQSTFLNELGGRREQSNCEHRAILEALADGSEHDAVEAMSHHLLRVETTLTEIVRPQRAATSTEGSPEA; translated from the coding sequence GTGAACCTGTCAGACAGCCAGACAGGTGGCCAGGCCCCGCGGCGCGTCAGCGCGATGGAAGCGGTCTTCGGCCACCTGCGCAGCGCCATCGAGCGCGGTGAGTACGTCGTGGGCGACAAGCTCCCCTCCGAAGCCGAGTTGTGCCGGACCCTGGAGGTCAGCCGGCCCGTGCTGCGGGAGGCGCTCCGAGCCCTCCAAGCCATCGGCCTGACCGCCTCCAAGAGCGGCAAGGGCACGTTCGTCCTGGCGAGCACGGTCGAGGACCCCACCTTCGGCGACTACGTCGCCAGCGACCTGCTGGAGGTGCGCCGGCACGTCGAGATCCCGGTCGCCGGGTACGCCGCGCTGCGCCGCACCCCGGAGGACCTGGACCATCTGGGCCATCTGCTCGACCGGATGGAGCAGGAGACCGACACCACCGCGTGGGTGGCGATGGACACCGTCTTCCACCTGGCGGTGGCCGAGGCATCCCGCAACCCCGTCTTCCGCCGCGTCATCGAGGAGATCCGCGACGCACTGGCGCGTCAGTCGACCTTCCTCAATGAACTCGGCGGCCGGCGCGAGCAGTCCAACTGCGAGCACCGGGCGATCCTCGAGGCGCTGGCCGACGGCAGCGAGCACGACGCGGTGGAGGCCATGTCCCACCACCTCCTGCGGGTCGAGACGACCCTCACAGAAATCGTGCGCCCCCAGCGCGCGGCCACCTCCACGGAAGGCAGCCCCGAGGCGTGA
- a CDS encoding LysR family transcriptional regulator: MHGLDPRLLATLEAVVRHGSFNAAARELGYSAPAVSQQIAELERRAGLRVLERRPVRATPAGEVLLDAEQGVRNALATASVELDAMRAGTAGRIRLGAFASAATSIVPQALAQLHAAYPHVQVSLSQLEPEACHNRLKRGDMDLALSYDYDFIPVPPPRMLRRTLVARDPVVAVVPAHHRLADREVIDLASLASETWIAAPEAALRLELLSQMAKTPGFQARLQYEGDDFNTVLGFVAAGLCVAVMPQLALPRANTQVVARPLAEPQLTRFIYAVRIDTRHAPRAVLDLEQMLAAQALAALA; the protein is encoded by the coding sequence GTGCACGGACTCGACCCCCGCCTGCTCGCCACCCTCGAAGCCGTCGTGCGGCACGGCTCCTTCAACGCCGCCGCACGCGAGCTCGGCTACAGCGCGCCCGCGGTCTCCCAGCAGATCGCCGAACTCGAACGCCGCGCGGGCCTGAGAGTGCTGGAGCGCCGACCCGTGCGCGCCACACCGGCCGGCGAAGTCCTTCTCGACGCCGAGCAGGGCGTCCGCAACGCGTTGGCGACGGCATCGGTGGAACTCGATGCCATGCGCGCGGGTACGGCCGGACGGATCCGCCTCGGCGCCTTCGCCTCGGCCGCCACCAGCATCGTTCCGCAAGCGCTGGCCCAACTCCACGCGGCCTACCCCCACGTGCAGGTCAGCCTCAGCCAACTGGAACCCGAGGCCTGCCACAACCGGCTCAAGCGGGGGGACATGGACCTGGCCCTCAGCTACGACTACGACTTCATCCCCGTCCCGCCGCCCCGGATGCTGCGCCGGACGCTGGTCGCACGGGATCCGGTGGTGGCCGTGGTCCCGGCACACCACCGCCTGGCCGACAGGGAGGTCATCGACCTGGCCAGCCTCGCGTCCGAGACCTGGATCGCGGCTCCGGAGGCCGCACTGCGCCTGGAACTGCTTTCCCAGATGGCCAAGACGCCTGGCTTCCAGGCCCGCCTGCAATACGAGGGGGACGACTTCAACACCGTGCTCGGCTTCGTGGCCGCAGGCCTGTGCGTGGCCGTCATGCCGCAACTCGCCCTGCCCCGCGCCAACACCCAGGTCGTGGCCCGCCCGCTGGCCGAGCCGCAGTTGACGCGCTTCATCTACGCCGTCCGCATCGACACCCGGCACGCCCCGCGCGCCGTCCTGGACCTGGAGCAGATGCTCGCCGCGCAAGCGCTGGCCGCGCTCGCATGA
- a CDS encoding amino acid permease, with protein MSEQFLKDEKRPTTRHVDAGDTGYSKSLTPRHVNMIAIGGAIGTGLFLGAGGRLADAGPSLFVAYAVCGIFAFLVVRALGELVMYRPSSGAFVSYAREFLGEKGAYTAGWMYFLNWATTGIADITAVATYTHYWRLFSDVPQWVIALIALAVVLTVNLISVRIFGELEFWFAIVKVGALVVFMAIGIFFLVTRHPIDDAVPGPSLITDNGGIFPNGLLPMLLIIQGVVFAYASVELVGVAAGETENPEEIMPKAINSIMWRVGLFYVGSVVLLSMLMPWNSYSAGQSPFVTVLSHIGIPAAGDVMNLVVLTAAMSSLNSGLYSTGRILRSMAVNGSAPSFTARLSRTQVPYGGILLTSGMCVLGVGLNFVVPADAFEIVLNFAAIGILATWGMIMLCHLSFWRKTRDGELTRPSYRLPGSPWTELVTLAFLASVLVLMYADGGAARTTVLCVPLIAAALVAGWYAVRGRVARAAAKSEG; from the coding sequence GTGAGCGAGCAGTTCCTCAAAGACGAGAAGCGCCCCACGACCCGTCACGTGGACGCCGGGGACACCGGCTACAGCAAGTCCTTGACACCCCGGCACGTCAACATGATCGCCATCGGGGGTGCGATCGGCACCGGGCTCTTCCTCGGCGCGGGCGGACGCCTCGCCGACGCCGGCCCCTCACTGTTCGTCGCCTACGCCGTCTGCGGGATCTTCGCGTTCCTCGTCGTACGCGCGCTCGGCGAGCTCGTCATGTACCGGCCGTCCTCCGGCGCCTTCGTCTCGTACGCCCGGGAGTTCCTCGGGGAGAAGGGCGCGTACACCGCGGGCTGGATGTACTTCCTCAACTGGGCGACCACCGGCATCGCCGACATCACCGCCGTCGCCACCTACACCCATTACTGGCGCCTGTTCTCCGACGTCCCGCAGTGGGTGATCGCGCTCATAGCCCTGGCCGTGGTCCTCACCGTGAACCTCATCTCGGTGCGGATCTTCGGCGAACTGGAGTTCTGGTTCGCCATCGTCAAGGTCGGCGCGCTGGTCGTCTTCATGGCCATCGGGATCTTCTTCCTCGTGACCCGGCACCCCATCGACGACGCCGTGCCCGGTCCGTCCCTGATCACCGACAACGGCGGGATCTTCCCCAACGGCCTGCTGCCCATGCTGCTGATCATCCAGGGCGTCGTCTTCGCCTACGCCTCCGTCGAGCTGGTCGGAGTCGCGGCCGGTGAGACCGAGAATCCCGAGGAGATCATGCCGAAGGCGATCAACTCGATCATGTGGCGCGTCGGCCTCTTCTACGTCGGCTCGGTCGTCCTGCTGTCGATGCTGATGCCGTGGAACAGCTACAGCGCCGGCCAGAGCCCGTTCGTGACCGTGCTCTCCCACATCGGCATCCCGGCGGCCGGCGACGTGATGAATCTGGTCGTTCTCACCGCGGCCATGTCCTCGCTCAACTCCGGCCTCTACTCCACCGGCCGCATCCTGCGCTCGATGGCCGTCAACGGCTCCGCCCCGAGCTTCACCGCCCGGCTGAGCCGCACCCAGGTGCCCTACGGCGGCATCCTGCTCACCAGCGGCATGTGCGTCCTCGGCGTCGGGCTCAACTTCGTCGTTCCGGCGGACGCGTTCGAGATCGTGCTCAACTTCGCGGCCATCGGCATCCTCGCCACCTGGGGCATGATCATGCTCTGCCACCTCTCCTTCTGGCGGAAGACCCGTGACGGCGAACTCACCCGCCCCTCCTACCGCCTGCCCGGCTCCCCGTGGACCGAACTCGTGACACTGGCCTTCCTCGCCTCCGTCCTGGTCCTCATGTACGCCGACGGAGGGGCGGCGCGCACCACCGTGCTGTGCGTGCCACTGATCGCCGCGGCGCTGGTCGCCGGCTGGTACGCCGTCCGCGGCCGCGTGGCGCGCGCCGCCGCGAAGAGCGAGGGCTGA
- a CDS encoding DUF309 domain-containing protein — MERQAEGVVRSPSETVREAQRLLDAGMPFHAHEVFEDAWKSGPEAAAPLWRGLAQLAVGLTHAARGNAVGGARLLRRGAAGIEELDGGPYGIDVPGLVRWARELAGRVADDGAPAVDPVREAPRLAGGGLE, encoded by the coding sequence GTGGAGCGGCAGGCCGAGGGCGTGGTGCGTTCGCCCTCGGAGACGGTGCGGGAGGCGCAGCGGCTGCTGGACGCCGGGATGCCGTTCCACGCGCACGAGGTCTTCGAGGACGCCTGGAAGTCGGGGCCCGAGGCTGCGGCCCCGCTCTGGCGGGGGCTCGCGCAGCTCGCGGTCGGGCTGACGCACGCGGCGCGCGGGAACGCCGTCGGCGGGGCGCGGCTGCTGCGGCGCGGGGCCGCCGGGATCGAGGAGCTGGACGGGGGGCCGTACGGGATCGACGTACCGGGGCTGGTGCGGTGGGCCCGGGAGCTGGCCGGCCGGGTGGCGGACGACGGCGCTCCGGCGGTCGATCCCGTACGGGAAGCGCCCCGGCTAGCGGGCGGCGGGCTGGAGTAG